Proteins encoded within one genomic window of Pedobacter africanus:
- the hisD gene encoding histidinol dehydrogenase produces the protein MKFYNYTDLTKQEVESLCLRQLEDDLTIKEQVKTIVERVRAEGDKALFDYALNFDKVNLEQLFIDPQEIRNIASAIPSEAKAAIDTAYRNIKAFHAAQLYREGKIETMPGVTCWRETRAIERVGLYIPGGTAVLPSTFLMLGIPAVLAGCKEIVVCSPPQKDGKTNCYLAYVATLLGIERIYLAGGAQAVAAMAWGTASIPKVDKIFGPGNRYVTQAKQLVQGTSMTAIDMPAGPSEVLVLADETANSSYIASDLLAQAEHGIDSQTILVATSSKIIDETLTKIGVQLKALPRQDIAAEAIKNSYAVLVDSLEQGMEFSNVYAPEHLIIASDKFEQLIPLISNAGSVFLGNLTPESAGDYASGTNHTLPTSGFAKAYSGVSMDSFLKKITFQHITPRGLKNIGNTVEVLAGAEGLEAHKNAITIRLKENGYQ, from the coding sequence ATACAGATTTAACTAAACAAGAAGTTGAATCCCTATGTTTACGACAGCTGGAAGACGACCTGACTATAAAGGAGCAGGTAAAAACCATCGTAGAAAGGGTAAGAGCTGAGGGCGACAAAGCCTTGTTCGACTATGCCCTGAACTTCGACAAGGTGAACCTGGAGCAGCTTTTTATAGATCCGCAGGAAATTAGAAATATTGCCTCGGCCATCCCATCCGAAGCGAAGGCAGCAATCGACACTGCGTACCGGAACATCAAAGCTTTCCATGCTGCCCAGCTATACAGGGAAGGGAAAATAGAAACCATGCCCGGTGTTACCTGCTGGCGCGAAACACGGGCCATAGAGCGGGTAGGATTGTACATACCGGGAGGCACTGCCGTGCTGCCCAGTACTTTTTTAATGCTGGGTATTCCAGCGGTTCTTGCAGGCTGCAAAGAGATTGTGGTGTGCTCCCCGCCTCAAAAAGATGGCAAGACCAATTGTTACCTGGCATATGTGGCTACATTGCTGGGTATTGAAAGGATTTACCTGGCGGGTGGAGCCCAGGCCGTTGCTGCAATGGCATGGGGTACAGCCAGCATTCCTAAGGTAGACAAGATCTTTGGCCCGGGCAACAGGTATGTAACCCAGGCTAAGCAACTGGTACAGGGAACAAGCATGACTGCAATAGACATGCCGGCAGGCCCTTCAGAGGTTTTAGTGCTCGCAGATGAGACTGCCAATTCGTCATACATCGCATCTGACCTACTTGCACAAGCAGAACATGGAATTGATTCTCAGACCATTTTAGTAGCCACCTCAAGTAAAATTATAGATGAGACACTCACTAAGATCGGGGTACAACTGAAAGCCCTGCCTAGGCAGGACATTGCTGCCGAAGCCATCAAAAACTCTTATGCAGTGCTGGTTGATAGCCTGGAACAGGGCATGGAATTCAGCAATGTGTATGCTCCGGAACATCTGATCATCGCATCCGATAAGTTTGAGCAATTGATTCCTTTGATCAGCAATGCGGGCTCCGTATTTTTGGGTAACCTGACCCCTGAAAGTGCAGGCGATTATGCTTCTGGAACCAACCATACCTTACCTACCAGCGGCTTTGCTAAGGCTTACTCGGGTGTTTCGATGGATTCCTTTCTGAAGAAGATCACCTTCCAGCACATCACGCCAAGAGGGCTAAAGAACATTGGAAATACCGTAGAAGTACTGGCTGGAGCCGAAGGTTTGGAGGCACACAAGAATGCTATAACTATTAGATTGAAAGAAAATGGATATCAATAA